The Ignavibacteria bacterium genome contains the following window.
CGACGATACAACAATTACAATTTATGCTGCAAGATATGTTGGCGTCGGTAATTTCGATGGTGTTCCGGCTCAATATCCAAATTGTATGTCCTGTCATGGTGCGATGCCTAAATTCACAGAAATCTTTAATCGCTGGAAAAATTCAGGACATGCTTTAAGATTTAAAATTGGCATTGACGGAAATCCCGCCTATTATTCAAGCAGCTGTTTTAAATGCCATACAGTCGGATACAATCATGATTTAGCAGCAAATAACAATGGTTTTGATGATGTTGCTGCTCAATTAGGCTGGGATTGGAATAACTGGAAACCAGCAAAACCAGGTAACTGGGATTCATTAAAAACAAAGTATCCAGCCCTGGTCCAATTTGCAACAATTGGTTGTGAAAATTGTCATGGCGCTGGAAGTGAGCACACAATGGGTGGAAGCAAAGAAAAAGTTGCAATTTCATATAACTCTGGTGCTTGCGGTCAATGCCATGATGAACCGTGGAGACATAACAGATATGCTCAATGGGAATATTCTGGACACTCTGAAGCAATTTGGTCAAATTCATTTGCTCAGAGTTCTGGTTCAGATTATATGAGCAATAATCTTAATAACTGTATCCGTTGCCATGATGGTCGAGGATTTGTAAACTTCACAAAAGGACAACCAACCGATACAAAAGGAATGATTGAGGCACAACAAGTAAAAATTGGTTGCCCAACTTGTCATGATCCTCATGGTAATGATCAAGAATATAGTTTAAGAAAAATTCCTGCAGGTGCAGATACACTTGCAAACGGTCAGCAAATTACTCTCGGTGGTAAAGGTAAGCTTTGTATGAGTTGTCATATTGCAAGAAGAAATGCTGCAACTTATGTTCTTACCAATGTTACTTCTCAACACTGGGGTCCACATTATTCAACTCAGGGTGATGTTTTCTTGGGTACAAATGCAGCAGACTTTGGAACTGGATTTATTAGCTCATCTCATAAATATGTTGTTCAAGATGGATGTGTTGGATGTCATATGGCAGCCACAACTGATACCGGTACGGTCACTCGCGATCGAGTTGGTGGACATAGCTGGAAATTACGTGATGAAGAAAATAATTATGAGCATGTTAAAGCATGCCAAACATGTCATGGACCACAAATCCAAAGCTTTGATGATTTCATCGCTGCTGCTGATTTTGATGGGGATGGAAATATCGAAAGTATCAGAAATGAAGTTTTAGGATTAATGAAAAATCTGAGAATTGCTTTACCACCAGTTGGAATTGATTCTATCAGCTGGCAGATGATTCGAGATGCAAATGATTTGAATATGAGAAAAGCTTATTTCAATTATAGATTGATTGATGGCGATGGCAGCCTTGGAATGCACAATACCAAATTCACAATTGATGTTTTGAGAAAATCTATTGCAATTCTGACTGGTGTCGAAGTCGTTGATAATAACATTCCAACAACCTTTGACTTAAGTCAGAATTATCCGAACCCATTCAACCCATCGACTGAAATTAAATTCGCAATACCAAAGACAGA
Protein-coding sequences here:
- a CDS encoding T9SS type A sorting domain-containing protein encodes the protein MKKLFTILFLISFVTGLFAQRANIKIEPVTPERLHKLGFPTQSVSSGLPVVGAETYVYLSAQNIGNTEPITSAVWEFTSKPSGSTAAFTYPYSDNSWAYFLADKTGAYNVKLTITTASGTDDTTITIYAARYVGVGNFDGVPAQYPNCMSCHGAMPKFTEIFNRWKNSGHALRFKIGIDGNPAYYSSSCFKCHTVGYNHDLAANNNGFDDVAAQLGWDWNNWKPAKPGNWDSLKTKYPALVQFATIGCENCHGAGSEHTMGGSKEKVAISYNSGACGQCHDEPWRHNRYAQWEYSGHSEAIWSNSFAQSSGSDYMSNNLNNCIRCHDGRGFVNFTKGQPTDTKGMIEAQQVKIGCPTCHDPHGNDQEYSLRKIPAGADTLANGQQITLGGKGKLCMSCHIARRNAATYVLTNVTSQHWGPHYSTQGDVFLGTNAADFGTGFISSSHKYVVQDGCVGCHMAATTDTGTVTRDRVGGHSWKLRDEENNYEHVKACQTCHGPQIQSFDDFIAAADFDGDGNIESIRNEVLGLMKNLRIALPPVGIDSISWQMIRDANDLNMRKAYFNYRLIDGDGSLGMHNTKFTIDVLRKSIAILTGVEVVDNNIPTTFDLSQNYPNPFNPSTEIKFAIPKTEKVRISIYNSIGKLVKVLVDDNLTPGTYKVTWNGDDNRGQKVSSGVYLYRLETPSFQSTKKMVLLK